The segment attttttaatggggtaattttattttttggcttaTCTATTCAAATTCTTTGCACAAGAACTGACTGACTATTAATCTATTAAGCGTAGAGTCATACatcttttatttctctttgacGAACAACCCAGACCATATAGTTCGTTACAGATCtcagaatatatttataacctttaagaaaattaaattgtgcgaacttaaattttacattgtaccgatgaaataatttttttattgcagaacATTCCGAGCAGTGTTCTCATTGTCAAGTTCCCAATGAGTCGATGATGTGTGAAATGCGCGGCGAGTTCTCTTGATCGCGGCTGCACACACATTTCCGCGTTGACTTTGACTAAAGATCGAGGCTCGAACTcggagccagccagccaacagGCAGTGCTGTTAAAATTTGCGCCAGTGATGCTCGCGCGGACCGCAGCTAGCCTTGTTCGCACAGGCCTCCGACAAGAATCAATGCAGTTGACGTGACGTCATGGACCAagttttcaaagaaataaacttaatttctGTCTAGCGAGGAAAATAAGAAGGCTTAGATCTGGAAAAAAGttgccaaataaaattcaaataactaAGTGAACTCTTCCGGGGGTTCGTTTTGGTTCTGAGGGGTCCAATTTAGGTTGGCCTGCGTGCGAGGCTAGGCGGATAGTTGCGGAATATTTTGGGGCAGCGCTAGTGTCGCTGTTTCCCTCCTCGCTCCGCGGTCGTTCTCTCGTCGACTTTGTTCGTGTGTGTTTGTCGTATGTGTTAATAGACAGAAACGCCAAGGGTTGCTGATAATGCGGTAGGAGCAACATGTAATCGGGAAGGCACGGTATCCAGAGGTGCTATCGTCTCAGACAGGTGCCGTCCCGTTCGTACACGCCCCACGGACAGGCCGCTCGGGCCGGACATGTGGCTCGATAATTGGTGAGAGAGAACGAAAGCAGGCCACTATACATATCACAGTAACTCTGCACCCTCCTCTTGCCCCTTGCGTTGAGTTCGCGTGTGCCGTGTCCAGTTCAGGGGGAAACTTACGCATCCACTCCCGGACACTCGTGGTCCCTGTTGCCCGAGAGTGGCTCGCAGGTGTGTTCCAATCGAGGTCACGACTAAATTGGAAAGGCGGATTTTTGAACCGACACACTCGCACACAATAATTAGCTCGCGCCCCCCTCgtgcctgattttttttatattaattcgtCCCTTCGACCGTCCGACCCGTCATGACTGTTTCATTGATTCGAGTTTCCTTTTACAGCTTGCTCAGCTGAGATCTGATACCTTGCGCAAGACTAGTGCAGCCGAGTCCCGTTTTTATCGAAACAGGTGATTATTTTGAAGGGCTCATTCGCACTGTTGCAGACGGCTGGGTGCCTATTACGTGTCCGACTATGTACATGAATGAACGTTTGCTTCGATATTTTGCTCATATATCTCGTCTCAAGGTCACTAGAAGAGGGACATTGATTTAAAGTAATGCAAACTTCTTGCAAACAAATGGGACGTGGGTATAAATATGGCAAAAGACATTTTTAGATACATTTCTCTGAAAACtaagaaagcaaaataattaccaaTTCAGACAATAGTTGgttaaaatcgtttttgttCCTTGACTATAATCGTCTACCTGCTCACATTCACAATATTTGATTAGAAGAGATATTAAGAATGGTAAACGCAGGATACGCCAATGGATTTTGTCTGTGCTAATCCAACCAAACATtcaaatcgtcctggtcccggcaaaattgcgcaacgttcaacaaacacccaaattttcattgtcaaattgattgttgaccttttcttgcaacaaggaaattcgcgtttggttgttgaaagttgcgcaattttgccgggaccaggacgaaatgaACAGCAATTGGATACAACAATCAAGCAAGGGGAAAGTCACTAACAATGAGAACTCTGATTGTTgttgaaagtgaatttttaactaatacctgaataaacaaattgagGTGAACAATCTGACTAAAGAGACGTCGTTTCCTAGTCTCTAATTACCTTAATGAAATCTAAATCACAAcatgttaaatttgatttgtaatttttctcaaatctGAACTGTTTGATTTTAGAAATGGAACAAAGAGAAGAGCAGACTCTTTTGGAGCCGGACAGGACCCAGGTTCCTCCTGAGACGGCTCCTGCTCTTAATACGGCCGTTAACGAGGAGGGTTCCTCTTCCTGTGACGCAACCGTTGGCACTGAGGAGGAGGATGAGAGAACAGAACCCCTGGATAGGTGCAGCGATGGCAGTGACTCAGGTCTCGGACCCGATGAAGAAGGACGAGCTTCAAATGGTAATAAACCCCATTTGCATGCACGGATTGCGATCAATGTTCCCTTTCCTTATCattagattaaataattaaaacgtcTGCATATTCAGTTTGAAGcatatattttctcttttcagaCTCAACGTCCAACGCAAGTGATTACTGCGCAGCGCCACATGAACCACTTCCTGCAAGTGCAGCTCCAAACAGAAGTTCCTTGAAGAGGCGCAGGGAAGAGACCGATGTGGAAGGCTGTACTTCACCAAAAGCCAAAAAGAAGAGATCCATCTCGTTTCATTCAGTCACTGTCTTCTACTTCCCCCGGTCGCAAGGCTTCACTTGTGTTCCCTCTCAGGTATAAAGAATTGCCATGAATTCAGAtcaaattcaggaaaaatcgATGCCAGCACAAATACCTTGTTAAGTGCTGTGTTTCTTGACAGTATGTCTTTGGTTGTAAATTATAGTTCCTTGTTACACATTGTCAgacagtaataattattattttcttgcagGGCGGCTCCACTTTAGGCATGGCGACAACGCACAGCCATGTGCAGAACTTTTCGTTGTTGGAGCATGCGACTGAACAGCGGCGCCACCAGCGTCAAATGATGCTCCAGCTGCGCAACCAGAGACTGCAGAAGGATAAAGATGACAACTCGGAGTCAGTGGCGCCTGTCACCTCAAGCTCCAGCGAAGATTCGGAGAGTGAGGAGGAGGCGAGTGAAATGTCAGACAGCGAGCTTGACCAAGATCCGAGCTACTATACCTTGcaggtaattttttcttcaagacACTCCTGGATGAATAATTTGAGAGTGGTTGagacattttttaagattgaGGGTTGGCCCTCTCATATAAAATCATGCTCTATAGCAACTAGCAAtacattattaataataattattggtgGAAAGtgataatttgtaaaatgtcCTCtgtatgtttaaaaatgaaagcaaaaatatctTGTTGCGCCTCTTGCGAAACTGGCTTCATACATAAAAGCATTTGTCCTGTTCATTCACTTTGGAGACAACTGTTCTCTCAGTTATCTATTATTGCTAACATGAGTTTATTGCCCTGTTCAGCCTGTATCAACAAGGCAGAGGCGGAATTTGTTGAGAGCTGCGGGCGTCCACAAAATAGACTCCCAAGAAAAGGACTTGTGCAAGATTATTCGCAAATCAAGAGAGATTTGCGGGTGCAACTGTGATGGCTACTGCGACCCTGATACCTGTACCTGCTCTAGATCTGGAATCAAATGTCAGGTAAGTTGCACGTTAGAAAATTTCCATGTTTCATGAGTTTCGAAGTTAGTGAAAGTTTAGTGCACTTTTTCCATCTcaataaaatctgaaatcgaaaaaaaaactatgttaaaataaatctctgtTTAAGTTGTGTTCaagttataattattattaattttatgcttttcCTTATCATCAGTCAAAGtattaataataacaaaagtATACCATGCACTTACAATGTATGTATTCTCCATGTTCCTTCCTTctaagttcattttttatattacagACCGATACAGCACTTCTTATTAGTTATTGCCATACTAAATGTCCTCATCAgtcaaacattttgtttaattcagtttaattttatgcatcaTGCATCTCTtagtaaacatttttaactccGTTTCTATGTGGTTGTATCCATTTTTGTTACCCACATGTCAAATCTTTGCACAAAAATAACcatgttatttttgcaatgctAGGTGGACCGACCGAACTTCCCTTGTAGTTGTACCAGAGATGGCTGTGCCAATAGCGCTGGTCGCATTGAATTCAACCTGGAGCGTGTGCGGACTCACTTTATCCAGACGCTAATGAGGCTGGAGATGGAGAAGAAGGAGGCAGCAGAGCAGGAGCGGCGCAAGCAGGTTTCCCTCTGGGGCCAGAACTCTGGCGGCGAATTGCCGTCCGCCTCGGGGCTGCTGGCCAAACATTCAGTGGCTGGCGAAAAGCCAGGCCTGCACCACGTCAGCCTGCAGCCTAATATTGAGTCGTGCGTGCATTCGGGCAACTACAGCACTACTATGTACGGGGACCAAAGCGGCCGTGCAGACGCCCTGCCCGACCTTTATTCTTTTCGCGACCAAGAAGAGGAAAACTTCACCGCGCCGGAGGGTCTCAGCGGCCAGCAGAAggtaaatagattaataatcTAGTTGACTTTTTACATGCAAAACTTTTGAGCTAAAAATACACATACTGACACATTGTGGGTTGATAGCTCATTTCTAACTATCAAGTTTGTTCTTTAAAATCATGGATTGATTTTCAATGTGGATGAGAAAAAACTTCCCATTTCTTTATTGAGTTCAGCAAACTCTGACGCAAAATTGCGGAAAAAACTCATTTCCTGTTGTACTAATATCTGTTTATGTTCGtagttaaaatcaaatttggctGGAACAAAACGTAGAATATGCAGGTCAAAATGCAGAATTCTGAATAGTAAATGATGTGCGCAGTTAGCGGAAGGTTCATGAATGCCAAACAGATTAATGCCAGGTCTAAATAATAAAGTGTGGGATTAATTTGCAACATTCGCAAAATGCAGAAAGGAATTCTTTTAAAAGACCAAAATTCTTGCGTTTTACCTATTTAAATGATTCATAAATTGAGCtgttccaaaaattatatatttacatcacaattttctcaaatttaactttccaTTGGATTTTTAAGTCAGTGCTGCGTTTGATCTCTTATTGTCCAATCGCATGTATATTAAGATGGACACTAATGACAAGAATGACTGCAAGGGCATATCACCAATGGTCAACTATGCAGTTGCTTCTCTGATAAACTTGTCGTGTGAAAAcggcttgatttttttgcttcttgcAAAGCTCCTACCTTCTAGAAATGCCAGCAGTATAGTGCATGAGTAAGTTATCATCCTTTCGATAGAcccaaattaatcattttatgaaGTATTTAATAgctaaaatttggtttattaatGATTCAAATAAGGCTATTCATGTTGTTTTCATCATTCATTCttgtaaaaagttaaattgtttAGTCGAATGCTCGTCATCGTCATATCCGTTTTTCCTGGTcataaatttcagcttttggAACAATTTAACGGTTTGATCTAATAAAACTTatgcaagaaattttttcctttggtaTTTTTTACTACACTTGATCTTACGAATTCAGATTCTGCAATTTGGGTCAGTGAAGATGACATCCATTCTGATACATTCTACTCCTTGCTAGCCTCTTTTAGTTTCGACTTGGCAACGCTTCAGAACTTGCTATTGCTATTAACACCTTAAGATGCTGTACTTTGTTTGGTGTTTTAACTCCtattaattatgcatttttatctCACATAATAAAACGAAAACTCCCCTTAGATTAGTTTTACAAACGCGATTTGAATACATACTATTTAAATGGAAGGGAGTCGTGGAACTTAAAATGTCTTTAATCATTCACAGTGatcagatttaaatattatttatgagctcaaatcacataaattttcctcattatagatatatttatatatactaaatttatgtcatttttatttcagaatcATGTAGCCGAATACTTTGGATCATCGTCGTCGTCCTTCAGCTTTGATTATGACAGCTACAACTTCAACCACCAGCCAGAGTATCATCATCAGCATCACCATCAACACCTTAATCACCAGCAGCAAGGCCAGTT is part of the Cloeon dipterum chromosome 1, ieCloDipt1.1, whole genome shotgun sequence genome and harbors:
- the Axud1 gene encoding cysteine/serine-rich nuclear protein 1, with amino-acid sequence MEQREEQTLLEPDRTQVPPETAPALNTAVNEEGSSSCDATVGTEEEDERTEPLDRCSDGSDSGLGPDEEGRASNDSTSNASDYCAAPHEPLPASAAPNRSSLKRRREETDVEGCTSPKAKKKRSISFHSVTVFYFPRSQGFTCVPSQGGSTLGMATTHSHVQNFSLLEHATEQRRHQRQMMLQLRNQRLQKDKDDNSESVAPVTSSSSEDSESEEEASEMSDSELDQDPSYYTLQPVSTRQRRNLLRAAGVHKIDSQEKDLCKIIRKSREICGCNCDGYCDPDTCTCSRSGIKCQVDRPNFPCSCTRDGCANSAGRIEFNLERVRTHFIQTLMRLEMEKKEAAEQERRKQVSLWGQNSGGELPSASGLLAKHSVAGEKPGLHHVSLQPNIESCVHSGNYSTTMYGDQSGRADALPDLYSFRDQEEENFTAPEGLSGQQKNHVAEYFGSSSSSFSFDYDSYNFNHQPEYHHQHHHQHLNHQQQGQFGFDQYQQHYQQHNAFKELEYPSHYSSDVQLVYTNEEVVDSKEAKYTSLHNALLAPKLEPFSELVSVPYSQEFSAGQELFHNHHQQQQVASYEAAEGLSAPQPARAEEVLDDNFGEIIKKSMVETVSA